In Rhodothermales bacterium, the genomic window GGATGTGGGGCCGGATGCCTATCGTGGGGGACCCTCCACCCGCGCCTCTCCTGATGCTCTCGTCTCCCAACACGTTCCCCGAGGACGCCCTCATCGACCTCACCCTACTCGCCCTCGTGATCGCGCACGGGGCCGACGCCGACCTCGACCCGCGCGAAGTGGACACGCTCTCGGATCGGTTGCATGGCCTCGCGCCTCATCTCAGCGGCGACGAGGTCATCCGCATCGTGAAAGAGGGGGCGAAGGTCTACCTCGACACGCGCGTGGAAGGGGCAGAAACCGTCGTCCACCGCCTCGCCGGTGCGCTCAGCCCGGAAGACCGGGCACGGGCCTACGAGACGCTCAGGGCCGTGGCGGAGGCGGATCACACCGTCCACCCGATGGAGTCCACCCTCCTGCGGCACGTGGCCGCCGCGTGGAGGCTCAACCGCGACTGACGCGGGAGCCGTCGGTAGACGCTGCGCCGAACGTCAGTTGCAGCGCGGGCGCGTCGGGCCTGTCGGGAGGCCGGAGTCGTCGCCGCAGATGATCCCCTCGGGGAAGTCTTCGCCGTCGTCGATGGCGAGGAAGGCGAGGGGCGCGGCGACGAGCGTGAGCCACCACGGCGTGCTGGCCGTTGCGATGGGCGGCAGCGGGGCGGGCACGTCCGTCGGGACGCCGCCGGGGAAGCCGCCGGTTACGGGCGGCGTGCTGCGCAACGGCGGGAGCCCGGCGATAGGCGGCAGCGCCGTC contains:
- a CDS encoding TerB family tellurite resistance protein; translated protein: MLSSPNTFPEDALIDLTLLALVIAHGADADLDPREVDTLSDRLHGLAPHLSGDEVIRIVKEGAKVYLDTRVEGAETVVHRLAGALSPEDRARAYETLRAVAEADHTVHPMESTLLRHVAAAWRLNRD